GTTGCATTCTTCTTCAAACAGTGGGGCGGACAGACGCCGAAATCAGGCGGCAATTCACTCGATGGCCGCCAATGGCTTCAGTACCCCAAGGGAGCTACAAGCCGCGTTGTGACTGCGCGATGACTAGACAAGAAAATCAAGTCGTCGCGATTTCTTCCTGTCATAATCTGGTTTCTGCGCGTCAGCCGGCTCGCGAAGCTGGAGGCTCCTCAGCGGGCTACGCGGAGGCGGTATTTGCGGAGGTCGATGGTGTCGAGGGGGAGGTCGCGGGATTCGGTGACGTAGAAGCTGGGGGCGGGCTTGCCGGGTGCCGGGACGATGGCCTCGCCGTGCGGGACGCCGGCGCGCATCACGAAGAAGCTGGCCTCGGGGTCGTTGTAGCGGCACTCGATCATCACGAAGTCGGCGGCGGTCAGGCGGCCGGTCTTGACCTTGTCCTCGAACTCGGGGCGCATGCAGAGGGCGACGGCGAGGTACATCGGCTGGCTGTCGGGGTTGCCGATCAGCAGAAACTCCTCGTTGCCGGGGTGGGTGCCGAAGGCGGCGAACTCGGCGCGGTTCACGGTGACGGCAATCAGCTTGTGCGGGCCGTAGCGGTCGGCGGTCTCGTAGATCGATTCGCCGAGGGTCTCGCCGGGTTGCGCGGCGAGGTCGTGGCCGCCGGGGCGCAGGCGGATGATGAGCCCGCGCCGCTCCAGGTCGGCCATCAGTTCGGCGGTCATCGGCACCGGCTCGGGCGCCAGGTCACAGCCGGCGTGGTCGCGCAGGGCGGCGGCCTCGGCGGGGTCGAACAATGAGCCGTCGGGGCGCATCACGTCGTGCAGCCACAGGCGCGGCTCGCCGTCCGGCTCCGGGCTGTAGCGCGTGTACCAGTGCAGCCAGGTCTGGGTGCGCCCGGCCACCAGGCCCCACTGGTAGACGCCGACGTTGCGCTCCCGGAACAGCGGCAGGTGGCTGCCGAACTTCGAGCCGTGGTGACGGG
This sequence is a window from Spirochaetaceae bacterium. Protein-coding genes within it:
- a CDS encoding cellulase family glycosylhydrolase; amino-acid sequence: MTEQWSAERANEWFASIPLPFGCNFLPSTAVNSTEMWQADTFDPATIERELQFAAGLGYNTVRVFLQFMVWEADPAGHNERLETFLRLADAAGITMMPILFDDCRFDDRDPYPGRQDDPKPGVHNSRWTPSPGYATADDPARWPQLEAYVSDVVGAFGSDRRVLAWDLYNEPGGDRAKESLRLVEAAFRWARAADPRQPLTVGSFFWQDYMTEIRLCGERNSDVVSFHCYGNLQEMGERLDELAEYGRPLLCTEWLARHHGSKFGSHLPLFRERNVGVYQWGLVAGRTQTWLHWYTRYSPEPDGEPRLWLHDVMRPDGSLFDPAEAAALRDHAGCDLAPEPVPMTAELMADLERRGLIIRLRPGGHDLAAQPGETLGESIYETADRYGPHKLIAVTVNRAEFAAFGTHPGNEEFLLIGNPDSQPMYLAVALCMRPEFEDKVKTGRLTAADFVMIECRYNDPEASFFVMRAGVPHGEAIVPAPGKPAPSFYVTESRDLPLDTIDLRKYRLRVAR